One segment of Eschrichtius robustus isolate mEscRob2 chromosome 3, mEscRob2.pri, whole genome shotgun sequence DNA contains the following:
- the GABPB2 gene encoding GA-binding protein subunit beta-2 isoform X4, giving the protein MEECKYKFSVRRMSLVDLGKRLLEAARKGQDDEVRTLMANGAPFTTDWNGADVNAKDMLKMTALHWATEHHHRDVVELLIKYGADVHAFSKFDKSAFDIALEKNNAEILVILQEAMQNQVNANPERANPVTMGTPFIFTSGEVVNLASLVSSASTKTTSGDPHASSTVHFSNSTTSVLATLAALAEASAPLCNSHRATANSEEIIEGNSVDSSIQQVVGSGGQRVITIVTDGVPLGNIQTAIPTGGIGQPFIVTMQDGQQVLTVPAGQVAEETVIEEEAEEAEKLPLTKKPRIEEMTNSVEESKEGTERELLQQQLQEANRRAQEYRHQLLKKEQEAEQYRLKLEAMARQQPNGVDFTMVEEVAEVDAVVVTEGEMEERETEMTGAVGTTEPHTGVSMETVST; this is encoded by the exons ATGGAGGAATGCAAATATAAGTTTTCTGTAAGAAGG ATGTCTTTGGTGGACTTGGGGAAGAGGTTGCTAGAAGCAGCAAGAAAAGGCCAAGATGATGAAGTGAGAACATTGATGGCAAATGGTGCCCCATTCACCACAGACTGG AATGGTGCAGATGTGAATGCCAAGGACATGCTGAAGATGACAGCTTTGCACTGGGCCACAGAGCACCACCATCGAGATGTTGTAGAGCTACTTATCAAATATGGAGCTGATGTCCATGCTTTCAGCAAGTTTGATAAATCTGCCTTTGACATAGCCCTGGAGAAAAACAATGCTGAGATTCTGGTCATCCTTCAG GAAGCAATGCAGAATCAGGTGAATGCTAATCCTGAGAGAGCCAACCCTGTGACTATGGGTACCCCATTCATCTTCACGTCAGGAGAAGTTGTCAACCTCGCAAGCCTTGTTTCTTCAGCCAGCACCAAAACAACCTCAG GTGACCCCCATGCCTCCTCAACTGTACACTTCTCAAATTCTACCACCTCAGTGCTGGCCACCCTTGCAGCTCTTGCTGAGGCATCAGCCCCCCTCTGCAACTCACACAGAGCCACAG CTAATTCAGAGGAAATCATAGAAGGAAATTCTGTTGACTCATCAATTCAGCAAGTGGTGGGGAGTGGAGGCCAGAGGGTCATCACCATAGTGACCGATGGAGTCCCTCTGGGTAATATCCAAACTGCAATCCCTACTGGAGGCATTGGCCAGCCATTTATTGTAACTATGCAAGATGGACAGCAAG TTCTAACTGTACCTGCTGGTCAGGTTGCAGAGGAGACTGTCATTGAAGAAGAGGCAGAAGAAGCAGAGAAATTGCCACTGACTAAGAAACCAAGGATAGAAGAGATGACAAACAGTGTGGAGGAAAGCAAG GAAGGCACTGAAAGAGAGCTACTTCAGCAGCAACTCCAGGAGGCTAATCGAAGAGCCCAGGAATACCGACACCAGCTCCTAAAGAAAGAGCAGGAGGCAGAACAGTACCGCCTCAAGCTAGAGGCCATGGCCCGACAACAGCCCAATGGAGTTGATTTCACCATGGTTGAAGAGGTGGCTGAGGTAGATGCTGTAGTAGTTACAGAGGGGgagatggaggagagagagacagaaatgacTGGAGCAGTAGGGACCACAGAGCCTCATACTGGAGTTTCCATGGAAACTGTTTCAACTTAA
- the GABPB2 gene encoding GA-binding protein subunit beta-2 isoform X5, producing the protein MEECKYKFSVRRMSLVDLGKRLLEAARKGQDDEVRTLMANGAPFTTDWNGADVNAKDMLKMTALHWATEHHHRDVVELLIKYGADVHAFSKFDKSAFDIALEKNNAEILVILQEAMQNQVNANPERANPVTMGTPFIFTSGEVVNLASLVSSASTKTTSANSEEIIEGNSVDSSIQQVVGSGGQRVITIVTDGVPLGNIQTAIPTGGIGQPFIVTMQDGQQVLTVPAGQVAEETVIEEEAEEAEKLPLTKKPRIEEMTNSVEESKEGTERELLQQQLQEANRRAQEYRHQLLKKEQEAEQYRLKLEAMARQQPNGVDFTMVEEVAEVDAVVVTEGEMEERETEMTGAVGTTEPHTGVSMETVST; encoded by the exons ATGGAGGAATGCAAATATAAGTTTTCTGTAAGAAGG ATGTCTTTGGTGGACTTGGGGAAGAGGTTGCTAGAAGCAGCAAGAAAAGGCCAAGATGATGAAGTGAGAACATTGATGGCAAATGGTGCCCCATTCACCACAGACTGG AATGGTGCAGATGTGAATGCCAAGGACATGCTGAAGATGACAGCTTTGCACTGGGCCACAGAGCACCACCATCGAGATGTTGTAGAGCTACTTATCAAATATGGAGCTGATGTCCATGCTTTCAGCAAGTTTGATAAATCTGCCTTTGACATAGCCCTGGAGAAAAACAATGCTGAGATTCTGGTCATCCTTCAG GAAGCAATGCAGAATCAGGTGAATGCTAATCCTGAGAGAGCCAACCCTGTGACTATGGGTACCCCATTCATCTTCACGTCAGGAGAAGTTGTCAACCTCGCAAGCCTTGTTTCTTCAGCCAGCACCAAAACAACCTCAG CTAATTCAGAGGAAATCATAGAAGGAAATTCTGTTGACTCATCAATTCAGCAAGTGGTGGGGAGTGGAGGCCAGAGGGTCATCACCATAGTGACCGATGGAGTCCCTCTGGGTAATATCCAAACTGCAATCCCTACTGGAGGCATTGGCCAGCCATTTATTGTAACTATGCAAGATGGACAGCAAG TTCTAACTGTACCTGCTGGTCAGGTTGCAGAGGAGACTGTCATTGAAGAAGAGGCAGAAGAAGCAGAGAAATTGCCACTGACTAAGAAACCAAGGATAGAAGAGATGACAAACAGTGTGGAGGAAAGCAAG GAAGGCACTGAAAGAGAGCTACTTCAGCAGCAACTCCAGGAGGCTAATCGAAGAGCCCAGGAATACCGACACCAGCTCCTAAAGAAAGAGCAGGAGGCAGAACAGTACCGCCTCAAGCTAGAGGCCATGGCCCGACAACAGCCCAATGGAGTTGATTTCACCATGGTTGAAGAGGTGGCTGAGGTAGATGCTGTAGTAGTTACAGAGGGGgagatggaggagagagagacagaaatgacTGGAGCAGTAGGGACCACAGAGCCTCATACTGGAGTTTCCATGGAAACTGTTTCAACTTAA
- the GABPB2 gene encoding GA-binding protein subunit beta-2 isoform X1 gives MEECKYKFSVRRMSLVDLGKRLLEAARKGQDDEVRTLMANGAPFTTDWLGTSPLHLAAQYGHYSTAEVLLRAGVSRDARTKVDRTPLHMAAADGHAHIVELLVRNGADVNAKDMLKMTALHWATEHHHRDVVELLIKYGADVHAFSKFDKSAFDIALEKNNAEILVILQEAMQNQVNANPERANPVTMGTPFIFTSGEVVNLASLVSSASTKTTSGDPHASSTVHFSNSTTSVLATLAALAEASAPLCNSHRATANSEEIIEGNSVDSSIQQVVGSGGQRVITIVTDGVPLGNIQTAIPTGGIGQPFIVTMQDGQQVLTVPAGQVAEETVIEEEAEEAEKLPLTKKPRIEEMTNSVEESKEGTERELLQQQLQEANRRAQEYRHQLLKKEQEAEQYRLKLEAMARQQPNGVDFTMVEEVAEVDAVVVTEGEMEERETEMTGAVGTTEPHTGVSMETVST, from the exons ATGGAGGAATGCAAATATAAGTTTTCTGTAAGAAGG ATGTCTTTGGTGGACTTGGGGAAGAGGTTGCTAGAAGCAGCAAGAAAAGGCCAAGATGATGAAGTGAGAACATTGATGGCAAATGGTGCCCCATTCACCACAGACTGG CTTGGAACATCACCCCTCCACCTTGCAGCCCAGTATGGTCATTATTCCACAGCAGAAGTGCTCCTTCGAGCAGGCGTTAGCAGGGATGCCCGGACCAAAGTGGACAGGACTCCCTTGCACATGGCTGCAGCTGATGGACATGCACACATCGTGGAACTACTTGTTAGG AATGGTGCAGATGTGAATGCCAAGGACATGCTGAAGATGACAGCTTTGCACTGGGCCACAGAGCACCACCATCGAGATGTTGTAGAGCTACTTATCAAATATGGAGCTGATGTCCATGCTTTCAGCAAGTTTGATAAATCTGCCTTTGACATAGCCCTGGAGAAAAACAATGCTGAGATTCTGGTCATCCTTCAG GAAGCAATGCAGAATCAGGTGAATGCTAATCCTGAGAGAGCCAACCCTGTGACTATGGGTACCCCATTCATCTTCACGTCAGGAGAAGTTGTCAACCTCGCAAGCCTTGTTTCTTCAGCCAGCACCAAAACAACCTCAG GTGACCCCCATGCCTCCTCAACTGTACACTTCTCAAATTCTACCACCTCAGTGCTGGCCACCCTTGCAGCTCTTGCTGAGGCATCAGCCCCCCTCTGCAACTCACACAGAGCCACAG CTAATTCAGAGGAAATCATAGAAGGAAATTCTGTTGACTCATCAATTCAGCAAGTGGTGGGGAGTGGAGGCCAGAGGGTCATCACCATAGTGACCGATGGAGTCCCTCTGGGTAATATCCAAACTGCAATCCCTACTGGAGGCATTGGCCAGCCATTTATTGTAACTATGCAAGATGGACAGCAAG TTCTAACTGTACCTGCTGGTCAGGTTGCAGAGGAGACTGTCATTGAAGAAGAGGCAGAAGAAGCAGAGAAATTGCCACTGACTAAGAAACCAAGGATAGAAGAGATGACAAACAGTGTGGAGGAAAGCAAG GAAGGCACTGAAAGAGAGCTACTTCAGCAGCAACTCCAGGAGGCTAATCGAAGAGCCCAGGAATACCGACACCAGCTCCTAAAGAAAGAGCAGGAGGCAGAACAGTACCGCCTCAAGCTAGAGGCCATGGCCCGACAACAGCCCAATGGAGTTGATTTCACCATGGTTGAAGAGGTGGCTGAGGTAGATGCTGTAGTAGTTACAGAGGGGgagatggaggagagagagacagaaatgacTGGAGCAGTAGGGACCACAGAGCCTCATACTGGAGTTTCCATGGAAACTGTTTCAACTTAA
- the GABPB2 gene encoding GA-binding protein subunit beta-2 isoform X3: MEECKYKFSVRRMSLVDLGKRLLEAARKGQDDEVRTLMANGAPFTTDWLGTSPLHLAAQYGHYSTAEVLLRAGVSRDARTKVDRTPLHMAAADGHAHIVELLVRNGADVNAKDMLKMTALHWATEHHHRDVVELLIKYGADVHAFSKFDKSAFDIALEKNNAEILVILQEAMQNQVNANPERANPVTMGTPFIFTSGEVVNLASLVSSASTKTTSANSEEIIEGNSVDSSIQQVVGSGGQRVITIVTDGVPLGNIQTAIPTGGIGQPFIVTMQDGQQVLTVPAGQVAEETVIEEEAEEAEKLPLTKKPRIEEMTNSVEESKEGTERELLQQQLQEANRRAQEYRHQLLKKEQEAEQYRLKLEAMARQQPNGVDFTMVEEVAEVDAVVVTEGEMEERETEMTGAVGTTEPHTGVSMETVST; encoded by the exons ATGGAGGAATGCAAATATAAGTTTTCTGTAAGAAGG ATGTCTTTGGTGGACTTGGGGAAGAGGTTGCTAGAAGCAGCAAGAAAAGGCCAAGATGATGAAGTGAGAACATTGATGGCAAATGGTGCCCCATTCACCACAGACTGG CTTGGAACATCACCCCTCCACCTTGCAGCCCAGTATGGTCATTATTCCACAGCAGAAGTGCTCCTTCGAGCAGGCGTTAGCAGGGATGCCCGGACCAAAGTGGACAGGACTCCCTTGCACATGGCTGCAGCTGATGGACATGCACACATCGTGGAACTACTTGTTAGG AATGGTGCAGATGTGAATGCCAAGGACATGCTGAAGATGACAGCTTTGCACTGGGCCACAGAGCACCACCATCGAGATGTTGTAGAGCTACTTATCAAATATGGAGCTGATGTCCATGCTTTCAGCAAGTTTGATAAATCTGCCTTTGACATAGCCCTGGAGAAAAACAATGCTGAGATTCTGGTCATCCTTCAG GAAGCAATGCAGAATCAGGTGAATGCTAATCCTGAGAGAGCCAACCCTGTGACTATGGGTACCCCATTCATCTTCACGTCAGGAGAAGTTGTCAACCTCGCAAGCCTTGTTTCTTCAGCCAGCACCAAAACAACCTCAG CTAATTCAGAGGAAATCATAGAAGGAAATTCTGTTGACTCATCAATTCAGCAAGTGGTGGGGAGTGGAGGCCAGAGGGTCATCACCATAGTGACCGATGGAGTCCCTCTGGGTAATATCCAAACTGCAATCCCTACTGGAGGCATTGGCCAGCCATTTATTGTAACTATGCAAGATGGACAGCAAG TTCTAACTGTACCTGCTGGTCAGGTTGCAGAGGAGACTGTCATTGAAGAAGAGGCAGAAGAAGCAGAGAAATTGCCACTGACTAAGAAACCAAGGATAGAAGAGATGACAAACAGTGTGGAGGAAAGCAAG GAAGGCACTGAAAGAGAGCTACTTCAGCAGCAACTCCAGGAGGCTAATCGAAGAGCCCAGGAATACCGACACCAGCTCCTAAAGAAAGAGCAGGAGGCAGAACAGTACCGCCTCAAGCTAGAGGCCATGGCCCGACAACAGCCCAATGGAGTTGATTTCACCATGGTTGAAGAGGTGGCTGAGGTAGATGCTGTAGTAGTTACAGAGGGGgagatggaggagagagagacagaaatgacTGGAGCAGTAGGGACCACAGAGCCTCATACTGGAGTTTCCATGGAAACTGTTTCAACTTAA
- the GABPB2 gene encoding GA-binding protein subunit beta-2 isoform X2, with protein MSLVDLGKRLLEAARKGQDDEVRTLMANGAPFTTDWLGTSPLHLAAQYGHYSTAEVLLRAGVSRDARTKVDRTPLHMAAADGHAHIVELLVRNGADVNAKDMLKMTALHWATEHHHRDVVELLIKYGADVHAFSKFDKSAFDIALEKNNAEILVILQEAMQNQVNANPERANPVTMGTPFIFTSGEVVNLASLVSSASTKTTSGDPHASSTVHFSNSTTSVLATLAALAEASAPLCNSHRATANSEEIIEGNSVDSSIQQVVGSGGQRVITIVTDGVPLGNIQTAIPTGGIGQPFIVTMQDGQQVLTVPAGQVAEETVIEEEAEEAEKLPLTKKPRIEEMTNSVEESKEGTERELLQQQLQEANRRAQEYRHQLLKKEQEAEQYRLKLEAMARQQPNGVDFTMVEEVAEVDAVVVTEGEMEERETEMTGAVGTTEPHTGVSMETVST; from the exons ATGTCTTTGGTGGACTTGGGGAAGAGGTTGCTAGAAGCAGCAAGAAAAGGCCAAGATGATGAAGTGAGAACATTGATGGCAAATGGTGCCCCATTCACCACAGACTGG CTTGGAACATCACCCCTCCACCTTGCAGCCCAGTATGGTCATTATTCCACAGCAGAAGTGCTCCTTCGAGCAGGCGTTAGCAGGGATGCCCGGACCAAAGTGGACAGGACTCCCTTGCACATGGCTGCAGCTGATGGACATGCACACATCGTGGAACTACTTGTTAGG AATGGTGCAGATGTGAATGCCAAGGACATGCTGAAGATGACAGCTTTGCACTGGGCCACAGAGCACCACCATCGAGATGTTGTAGAGCTACTTATCAAATATGGAGCTGATGTCCATGCTTTCAGCAAGTTTGATAAATCTGCCTTTGACATAGCCCTGGAGAAAAACAATGCTGAGATTCTGGTCATCCTTCAG GAAGCAATGCAGAATCAGGTGAATGCTAATCCTGAGAGAGCCAACCCTGTGACTATGGGTACCCCATTCATCTTCACGTCAGGAGAAGTTGTCAACCTCGCAAGCCTTGTTTCTTCAGCCAGCACCAAAACAACCTCAG GTGACCCCCATGCCTCCTCAACTGTACACTTCTCAAATTCTACCACCTCAGTGCTGGCCACCCTTGCAGCTCTTGCTGAGGCATCAGCCCCCCTCTGCAACTCACACAGAGCCACAG CTAATTCAGAGGAAATCATAGAAGGAAATTCTGTTGACTCATCAATTCAGCAAGTGGTGGGGAGTGGAGGCCAGAGGGTCATCACCATAGTGACCGATGGAGTCCCTCTGGGTAATATCCAAACTGCAATCCCTACTGGAGGCATTGGCCAGCCATTTATTGTAACTATGCAAGATGGACAGCAAG TTCTAACTGTACCTGCTGGTCAGGTTGCAGAGGAGACTGTCATTGAAGAAGAGGCAGAAGAAGCAGAGAAATTGCCACTGACTAAGAAACCAAGGATAGAAGAGATGACAAACAGTGTGGAGGAAAGCAAG GAAGGCACTGAAAGAGAGCTACTTCAGCAGCAACTCCAGGAGGCTAATCGAAGAGCCCAGGAATACCGACACCAGCTCCTAAAGAAAGAGCAGGAGGCAGAACAGTACCGCCTCAAGCTAGAGGCCATGGCCCGACAACAGCCCAATGGAGTTGATTTCACCATGGTTGAAGAGGTGGCTGAGGTAGATGCTGTAGTAGTTACAGAGGGGgagatggaggagagagagacagaaatgacTGGAGCAGTAGGGACCACAGAGCCTCATACTGGAGTTTCCATGGAAACTGTTTCAACTTAA